CTATAAATGTAATGGAGAAGATAAAATGTTAAGATTAAGACCATACAATGATAATGATGCAGATACAATTTTGTCCTGGCCAAGGATGAAAGAGCATTTTATGAATGGAACGCAGGTAATTTAGGTGATTATCCAATTTCCAAAGAAGAATTTAGTGTGGTAAATGATAATATAGCCTTTACAGCTATATATGATGAGAAAATAGTTGGTTTTTTAATTATGAAAAGATTTGAAGAATCATTTGATATTTTGCGCTTTTGTTATGTTATTGTGGATGATACAAAACGTGGAAATGGATATGGAAAACAGATGATGATACTAGCGCTAAAGTATGCAAAAGAGATTTTTGGTGCTAAAAAAGTTAGTCTTGGTGTGTTTGAATGTAATGTGGCTGCATATAACTGCTATAAATCAGTTGGATTTAAACAAAATAAGCCAAATACCCAATATTTACTTATGGGTGAAAAATGGGAATGTCCAGAGCTTGAAATTGAGCTTTAGTTTAATTAAATTTTTTTAATATAATCTTCAAACAAAATCAAACTTCCATTATTTTCAATATGACATGATTCATTCATTTGCCTGATATTTCCAACAATATCCAATAATAGCTGTTTATCTGAAAAATAGTCTTCTAGATCTTTTTTAAGTTTTTCAAATTGTTCTTCATCAGTTAAATTCTCCCTATTTAGAATATGGGAAATTTTAGACTCAATTCTCAATATCTTCCCTTTATTAGCGGAATTTTCATAAACTGCTTTTAATAAATAAAGATTTCTTACTTCTTTTTTTAGTTCTGTTAGGGTTGTTGATTCTAATAAGTCCAATTCAAGACCTGATTTAACTACCAATAGTTTAACCAAGTTCTCAACAGAAATATTTTCTCCATCTTTTGAAAATTGTCTTGCTTTTTTATCTAAAAGAGCATACTGATCCGTATTAAGTCCTATTTCAATAGCTATTTTTTGTTTGGAATCTTTATTTTCAGCCATAATATAAAGTCCTTTTTAATTTATCATGAAAAATGATAATTAATATATAAGGGTTTTTGTTATTTAAATATTTAGTCATCTGTTTTTTTATAAACAAGTTTCCACTTTTTTATTTGTTTTTCAAAAAAGAAATGCTGTGAGCAGGATTCCAATATAAATCCTTCATCGTTTAACATTTGAGTTAATTCATCAACTGATATGTCAAGTTCAAAAACGTTATTTTCCCATAACAATTCATCATTTTCATAGTATTTTACATTATAGCAGACCAATTCATTTTCGCGGTGAAGCTGATAAACAAGTCTTCTTGTTTCATCTAAAGATTTATTGCGCTTTTCAAAGGAAATTAAATTGAAATTATTTAAATCTAAAATAAATAAGCCATTAGGTCTTAGTAATTTATTTACATTTTTAATTGTTTTTTTAATATCATCAATATTTGTAATATGCTGAAGTGCATCATCACTACATGTAATAAAATCATATGTTTCATCATCACTATATTTTGAAACATCACATGTAACAAATTCAATATCAGGATATTTGCTTTGTGCTACCTTTATCATTTCATTAGAGATATCTACACCTTTTGTTTTGATTCCATTGTCTTTAAAAAATCCGCATAATGTTCCAGTTCCACAGCAGATATCCAAATTTTTCTTAAAGCTTTCATCAGGATGGATTAAATCCAAATATTTTAACATTCCCTTACCAAATGATAGTGAATAATCATCTACACCACATTCATCATAAACTTTGGCAAAATCATCATACAAATCATGCATTTAAATCACCATCATTATTTTACATATGGTCATATAAATACTTTGTGAATTTTTTAGACATTCCTAAATTTAATAGAAATCATAAGAAACCAAGGTTATTTAGCCAGTAACAAACTATTAATACTATTTTTAACAAAGATATTTAGTGCTTTTTTTAGTAATTAAAACATTTTAAAGGAAAATTTATATGGTTGATAAAAATTCTGATAAACATGAGAAAAAATCTGTTCTCACATTAGGTTATAGAGAGATAAATATTGATCCTGGTAGAATGATGGCACTTTGTGACGGAATTTTCGGTATGGTAATGACTTTATTGATTTTCGGTATTGAATTACCTGAACTCCAGTTCCAAACCGCTGTTAACTTTGAAACATTCATGATTAACATTATTCCAACAATTGGAAGATATGCAACCTGTTTTATTTTAGTTGGAGCATTCTGAGTATACCACCACGAATTCATTAAAGTAAAACACTTAACAGTACCATTTGTATGGTTGAACTTATTATATTTATTATGTATTTCATTCATCCCATTTACAACAATGATTATGGGAAGATATGCTAGATTCCTTGATGCTGATTTAATGTTTGGATTAAATATCATCTTGTAGTTCTTCTTGCAATAATATTTACTTATGCAGACAGAACTAAAATTATTGAAGAAGATCTAATTAAAAACAAAAAGAACATTTATGCAACATTAATCATCATATCCGTACTTACATTTATTGTAACTGGATTAAACTATTCCATTCCTGGACACTACATTTACTTATACTTAATTATCCCAATTATTTCATCAGTAAGGGATATTATGTATAGGAAAAAATGGATGATGAAATCAGTGCATAATCATAGTTTTGGATTAATTTCCAAACTATACTTTTTTTCTTTTTTTAAACTTATTAATTAATTGCTTTTTTAAAAAATACTACTATTTCTTTTGAATATTTAAATTTTGATACTTAATATAAAAATTAAAAATATGAAAAACATAAAATAAAACACATGAAAAACATAAAATAAAACAGATGAAAAATATGAAAAAGTGATTATAATGAAAAAATATTTGCCAAGATATACTGATAGAGAACTAAAAGACTCTCTAGATTATATGGGTGCAGTACTAATAACTGGACCTAAGTGGTGTGGTAAAACTACAACAGCAAAACAACAATGTAAAAGCCTAAAAGAATTACAACACCCTATACATGGAAAATCTTACTTAATGCTTGCTGATACTAATCCCATAGAATTATTGAAAGGTGAAAAACCAATGCTAATTGATGAATGGCAAATGGCACCAGAATTATGGGATACTGTAAGATATTTAGTTGATGAGTCAGATGAAGACGGATTATATGTTTTAACTGGTTCAACAATAGTGGATGAAAGTAAAATCATGCATTCAGGAGCTGGCAGAATAAAAAGAATAGTAATGCGACCTATGAGTTTATACGAAAGTGGTGAATCAACAGGAAAAATATCCTTAATGGAATTATTTGATAATAATGATTTAAACATTGACGGCATTACATCAAATTTAACAATATCTGATTTGATATTTGCTGCTTGCAGAGGTGGTTGGCCAGAATCCCTAAATAAAAAGACTAAACATCATCAACTTTCAATAGTATCAGATTATATGGATATAATTTGTAATAGTGACACTTCCAATGTAGATGGTGTTAAACGTAACCCTCGAACAGTAAAAGCAATACTAAAATCCTATGCTAGAAATATTTCAACATTAGCAACTAAAAAAACACTAATGAAAGATATAAGAACTGAATATGGGGATATTACTGCACCAACATATAACTCCTATATTGATGCTCTTGAAAGATTATACGTTATTCAAAATATTCCTGCATGGTCACCAAACATTAGATCAGCAAATACTATTAGAAAATCATACAAAAAGGAGTTTATTGATCCATCAATAGCTGTTGCCAGTCTTAATTTAACTCCTGAAAAATTGCTAAAAGACTTTGAAACATTTAGTTTTATTTTTGAAAATCTTTGTATACGTGATCTTTTAGTATATTCCAGTTGTGTTAATGGAGAAGTATTATATTATCATGATGATAGTGGTCTTGAGGCAGATTGTGTTATATATCTAGATGATGGGAGATATGCATTAATAGAATTCAAATTAGGCAGCAAAGAAATTGATAAAGGAGCAGAAAATTTACTTAAACTAAAAGAATTAATTAAAAAGAGTGTTAAAAATAAAAAAATTGATTTGGAAGAACCTAGTTTCTTAGCAGTGATTACTGGAGGAAATATAGCTTACACTAGAGCCGATGGAGTAAAAGTCATACCAATTGGTGTTTTGAGATAAATAAGTACGTAAAATACTTATTTTAAATCTCTTGTATAAGAATACATTGCCATATCCTGCACTTTTCCATTTTTAATAGCATTATTTTTCATAATCCCTTCTAATTGAAATCCTGCCTTTTCAAGTACTTTTCTAGAACCAATATTATTGGAAAAAGGCTCTGCATAAATCCTAATGATATCTGTTTGATTAAAGATTTTATCACAAATCATTTTTACAGCCTGTGTCATAATTCCTTTTGACCAGTATGCTTCATCCAGGTAATATCCAAGCTCTGCAGTGCATGAATGAATATTTTCCTGTCTAAAAGCACCAATACTTCCAACAGCCACCCCATCTACATCAATAGCATATGCAAATGTAGAATCCGGATCAGATTCAAGTATGAAATTAATATATTCAAGTGCATCTTCTTTTGTATATGGATATGGTAATCCATCTCTTAAGTTGTCTAAAATCTTTTTATTTGACAATAGTTTTGATAAATTATCGCCATCTTCTTTTTCCCATTTTCTTAATGACACATTCATTCTTTTTCCACCATAAAGTTATTATTTAAGTAAACTTACAATAAATAAAATCAACAATATTGCAAAAAATGCAATTTGAGGTTTTTGATTTTTACCACGGTTAAGTATTAATAACGCTGCTAAAAAAATCAACAATATTAAGTTAATTATTCTAATAATTGTTATAATCATTTTATTACCTCACAGATTACTAAATATATTTTAATTTTAAGATAAAATAAATCTTGCGGGTTTTCAAAAATGAATAGTAAAAATAAAATATGTGTAATTTAATAACTATTTATTAGCAAGTTATATATTTGCCAAATTAGTATGGGGGAAAATTATTTATGAAGTTAAATAAATTATTAGTGCTAATTTTAGGCTTATTTGTAATTGCAATAGCTATTAATGGGGTTAATGCTGCTCAAATAGATAATGCAACACAGGCTCTTGAATCTGTTGATTCACAAATCCTAACTTCTGATGCAACACATAGCTTTTCAGTAACAGGAAGCAGTGTTTATGTTCAGGATTATAATCCTAAATATAAATTGTCTCAGACAGCTAAAAATCAGATAAAAAATGCTAAAAAAGCACCTAAGAAAGTTTATAAAATAACTATTGACGATTATGAATATAAAAGCTTAATAAATGCTAAAAAGACAAATAAGGATGTTGGATATATAATTGATACTGACTACAAGTGTAAAGTTCTAAAACCTGTTTTTAAAACCAAAACTATTACAAAAACAATTGTAAACAAGAAATATACCAATCCTCAAAAGTATTACAATGCATATTGCAAATATTTCAACAAATACAGTTCCAGCAAATATAAAATGAAAGTTAAACCTCATTTTTATAAAGGAACTAGAAATATTAAATATGTAACAATTAAAGTTACTAAAAAAGTTAAACAGACCACTATAACAAAATTTAAAACTGGTTATACTAGTATAGAAGCAGATATCTTTTATAAAACTACAAATGGTGAATTCAGTAAAGGCAGTCATTTACTGGTTTATGGTAAGGTTTCGGGTTTATATTTTAGTAATTTTGTTGGTACAAAACACAATTTTATTTAAAAATAAGTTAAATGTAAAAAATCAATATTTTTTTTGATTTTCTACATTTCTTTAAGAATTAACAACTTTAATGAGGTTTAAATCATTACCTTTTACAATAATTTTATGAGCCCCGTTATCTAAAACAACACCGTATTTTAAGTCATCTGCGTCAATATCACCATCATCATCTTTTAAATCATCTTTATCAAAGTCTGGATTTTTAAAGACAGTGAGATTTCCGGAAGAGTCAGTTTCT
This Methanobacteriaceae archaeon DNA region includes the following protein-coding sequences:
- a CDS encoding GNAT family N-acetyltransferase, which produces MSKEEFSVVNDNIAFTAIYDEKIVGFLIMKRFEESFDILRFCYVIVDDTKRGNGYGKQMMILALKYAKEIFGAKKVSLGVFECNVAAYNCYKSVGFKQNKPNTQYLLMGEKWECPELEIEL
- a CDS encoding methyltransferase domain-containing protein — translated: MHDLYDDFAKVYDECGVDDYSLSFGKGMLKYLDLIHPDESFKKNLDICCGTGTLCGFFKDNGIKTKGVDISNEMIKVAQSKYPDIEFVTCDVSKYSDDETYDFITCSDDALQHITNIDDIKKTIKNVNKLLRPNGLFILDLNNFNLISFEKRNKSLDETRRLVYQLHRENELVCYNVKYYENDELLWENNVFELDISVDELTQMLNDEGFILESCSQHFFFEKQIKKWKLVYKKTDD
- a CDS encoding TMEM175 family protein, with protein sequence MVDKNSDKHEKKSVLTLGYREINIDPGRMMALCDGIFGMVMTLLIFGIELPELQFQTAVNFETFMINIIPTIGRYATCFILVGAF
- a CDS encoding DUF4143 domain-containing protein; the protein is MKKYLPRYTDRELKDSLDYMGAVLITGPKWCGKTTTAKQQCKSLKELQHPIHGKSYLMLADTNPIELLKGEKPMLIDEWQMAPELWDTVRYLVDESDEDGLYVLTGSTIVDESKIMHSGAGRIKRIVMRPMSLYESGESTGKISLMELFDNNDLNIDGITSNLTISDLIFAACRGGWPESLNKKTKHHQLSIVSDYMDIICNSDTSNVDGVKRNPRTVKAILKSYARNISTLATKKTLMKDIRTEYGDITAPTYNSYIDALERLYVIQNIPAWSPNIRSANTIRKSYKKEFIDPSIAVASLNLTPEKLLKDFETFSFIFENLCIRDLLVYSSCVNGEVLYYHDDSGLEADCVIYLDDGRYALIEFKLGSKEIDKGAENLLKLKELIKKSVKNKKIDLEEPSFLAVITGGNIAYTRADGVKVIPIGVLR
- a CDS encoding GNAT family protein — translated: MNVSLRKWEKEDGDNLSKLLSNKKILDNLRDGLPYPYTKEDALEYINFILESDPDSTFAYAIDVDGVAVGSIGAFRQENIHSCTAELGYYLDEAYWSKGIMTQAVKMICDKIFNQTDIIRIYAEPFSNNIGSRKVLEKAGFQLEGIMKNNAIKNGKVQDMAMYSYTRDLK